The DNA sequence TGGCATGAATCCCTGGACAAAGGCACTGTAGGTTTCATTGATCAGACGCTGGGATTCCGCAGCGATAGTCCCGAACACCAACGAGGATTTTCCTGATCCGGACACTCCGGTGAATACGGTCAGGCGTCGTTTGGGAATATCAACGGAGATATTTTTGAGGTTATTCTCATGGGCCCCGTGAACCCGGATCATGTCGTGGGAGTCAGCAGTCTGCATGTGGCAAAGTGTACAAAAAGACACCCGTCCGGGAATGCCGGCGTGATGGGGCGTGGCGGGTGGCGTGCAGTGTCCCATAGGATGGTGCTCATGGCTAACACTCATTTTGATGGCACTGACACCCCTACATCCGGCGACCTCCCTGCAGTGGGCGACGCACTTCCTGATTTCACCCTGGTGGACACCAACCTCGGAGAGGTCTCCCTGGCTGATCTCAAGGGCAAGAAGGTCGTCCTGAACATCTTCCCCTCCGTGGACACCGGCATCTGTGCTGATTCCGTCCGTAGGTTCAATGAGGAGGCCTCCAAGCTGGATGACACCGCTGTGCTGTGTGTCTCCAAGGATCTCCCATTCGCCCTGGGCCGCTTCTGCGGTGCCGAGGGCCTGGACAATGTCACCGCCGCTTCAGCATTCCGTTCCACCTTCGGTGAGGATTACGGACTGGTTCTGGAAGGCTCCCCGCTCAAGGGACTGCTGGCACGCACTGTCATCGTCGCCGATGAGGAGGGCAACATTACCTACACCCAGCTGGTCGATGAGATCAAGACCGAACCTGATTATGATGCCGCCATCAAGGCACTGGGCTAAACCCGCTTAACCCTCTCCCTGTTCAACCGTCAAAGGACTTGCGCCCGCCTCTTCAGGCTGGTTCAGGTCCTTATTATTTTCCTCCTCTGGCGTGTCATCCAGTGGTTCGGTGGTGGCTGACTCTTCAACGGCCCGCTCTGCGGGCTCGTCAGTGGCCCCTGGAACACTGTCGCCATAGGTTTCAGTGGCATCATCCGGGGCATCATCCGGGGTTTCTGATGTCGTGGGAGGTGCCGTTGACTCCGGAGGCGGATCCGTTGGCCACAGGGGAACCGGGGGATCTTCAATCAGCTCGATGTCAAAGATCTCTGGTCTTAGGGGGAGCTGGGGTGCCTGGGGCGCCTGGGGGTTGGCGGGAGGCGCTGAAGGTTCCCGGGGTGCGGGGAGTTCGGGTACCGGTGGTTGATAGTCAGTGTCAGAAGTTACGTTCTGGGGAGTCGGCCGTGGCAGCGGGGTCGGATCCGGACTCCGGGAGGGAGCCATGGGGACGGTGATGTTCTCCCGGGGGAGCACCGCCGGTGGAGCAGTTCTCGGGGTGGTGGCCACCGCGGGAGGCTCCTGCACGGGCGTGGGCATCTGGCTGAACTGTGAACGGGTTGGTTGGGGGAGTGATCCGTCGTCGTTGCGCTCCAGGATCTCAGACAGAGGCACCCCGCCATCCCGTGGATAGGTCTGCAGGGTGGTCATGTGCACACTCGAGGTGGTGGTGGACAACTGTGGGCCGGCGTCATGGAATACACCGATCGTGGCGAAGACCAGGGAGGGGATCAGCGCGGTCAGCGCCAGAGGTGCCACGGTATTCCAGTGCCGGGGTTGATGACAATGGTCAGTGTCCCGTTGACGGCAGGCCAGAACCCACAGACTGATCACACAGAGGACAATGCTGACTCCGAAGATACCCACCAGGCCGCGGGCACTGACGCTCTCGAAGAGGAAGACGGGGATGATGCCGAGAACAGCCAGGAGCAGCAGGAGAGCGGGGCCGGTCTTTCCCAACCAGCCGTGGACCCGGGCCGGGTGTGTCTCAGCACGGGACTGGGCTGATCGGTGCTCATGGATGAAGCGCTGCATCTCCTGGTGATAATCCTCCGGATCGTCACGGTGCGGGACCAGTGTGGCGAGCGGATTCCTGGGTAACTGAAAATCCCTGCTATCCCAGTCCCTGATGTTGGAGGCATTGATGTGCAGAGCGACGTGCCCATCGTTCCCGCGGTCAACCCATCCCCGGGCTAGGGCGAGAAGTCCGCTCTCGGTGGCTGTATCCACAGCCCCCTTGAGGGCATCTGCGGCATCCATGTCGAGGATGCCGCATTCCACACCATTGAGGTGGATGAAGACCATGTCATTGAGGGCACGAAGCTCCACAAGGACGCGGCTCTGGTCTGGGATCTTGCGGAAGGGGGACAGGCGTGTGGGTTCAACGCGCCACATCGTGCCACTCGGTAACAATGTCCACTGGTTTGTCGGGGGATCGTTAAAGGGGACTCCACCGTCAGAGGCATATAGTGAAATACTGGCGGCCACGCTGGCATTGGGCGTGATCTGCAGTTGGCAGGTCGGGACGAATCCGGAGGCGTAGACGCGTGCGATCTGGGAATTAAAGATCACGGCGGGATCGGGGACGGTGCCCACCAGGGTTGTGCCGACCATGACCGCGATGGTGCGGGCATCATTGCTGGGGAGCAGACTTGCCCTCAAGGTGGTGCTGTCCGACTCTGGATGCACCAACTCCTGCAGGGCCTCCCACCGGATGTTGTGCAGCGGGATATTCCGGATGAATTGCTGCACCTTGGGCTGATCTGAGATCGCCAGAGGGTAAGGGGGGACGCGGGAACAGTCGATGATGAAATCCGGTCTGGGGGATCCCTCTGCTTTGGACATGTTCCGCGTGCCTCCCTTCTTCAGGTATTCGCTTCAGGTATTCGTAGGTGTAGGGAGAGCGCTATGAAAACGATTGCTGAACCCTATGTTAGCCGTGAAAACGCCAGGTGGAAAGTGCTTATCTGGGTTTCAGCCTGCTCTTGGAAAAAATCACGATCAGCTGGGGTGTTGCAGAGAATCCTGAGAAGGATGGTTCACCCAGGGGGAGATTGAGGCGGTGGGTGGAAATTTAAATAAACAGAAGGGGAACGGAGTGCTAATTCTGTGTATCACTCCGGTGACATGCCGAAATGGCGCTGATGCACGCTGTCAGATTGCGAAACATTACACCCCCGTTATTTGTTTGTCACCCTTCGATGCTGCTACCACTTTCCTCACCAGGGAGACAATGGCAACCACAACCCCACCCCACAGCGCACCAAACACCAGGGAGCCCGCGGTGTTGCCCAGCCAGCCACCGAAACCGCCGCCGAATCCGGCTACAAACTCCTCGAGTCCGTGAACCAATGAATAGGGGAATGCCCAGCCGAGCTCCTCTAAACCGATCACCATGATGTGGCCACCGACCCACAGCATCGCGAACACACCGATGACACTGATGATCTGCAGCACCACGGGCATCGCCTTCACCAGTCCACGTCCGAAGCGGACCGCTCCTGAAGAGGCACCCTCGCGGGACGCCATGGCCAGTCCCACATCGTCCATCTTCACCAGGATGGCCACCACACCGTAGACCAGGGCGGTGATGCCCAGGCCGACCGTGACCAGGACACCGGTGCGCATCCAGAAGGACTCATCGGCGATCTCATTGAGGGAGATGACCATGATCTCGGCGGACAGGATGAGGTCGGTGGTGATGGCTCCCTTCACCAGCGCATCCTCAGACTTGGGTCCCTGGTGGGATTTGGGCACCATGCTCTTTTCCTCATGGTGCATCCGGGAGTGGATGGAGTGCCAGATCTTCTCCGCACCCTCGAAACACAGGTACGTGCCACCGAGCATGAGGATCGGGGTGAGCGCCCACGGGGCAAACGATGACAGCAACAATGCGATCGGAAGAATGATCACAAGTTTGTTCACCAATGAACCCTTGGCGATCCGCCAGATCATCGGCAGTTCCCGCGCCGGTTGCACCCCATCCACATACTGCGGGGTCACCGCGGCATCATCCACCACAACGCCGGCCGCTTTGAGGCTGGTTTTGCCCGCGAGTCCCGCCACATCGTCGACGGTTGCTGCAGCCGCACGTGCAATCGCGGCGACATCATCCAACAGAGCTGCAAGTCCACCTGCCATGAAGAATCCATCCTTATTGAATGTGGGGGTTTAAGACTTTCCGATTGTATTCCTGTGCGGTTCCCACTGCTACTGGGGCACAATACTGGCCATGAGGATTGCAATCATCGGTGCTGGTGCCGTGGGAGGATATTTTGGTGCGCTGCTGCATGAGGCGGGTGCAGACGTCACCCTGGTGGCCCGGGGCGAGACCCTCCGGGTGTTGAACACCCGGGGTGTGCGTGTCAGTGATCAGCGCGGCACCCGCGATGTGCAGGTCGCCGCGGTCGGATCATTACATGATCTCGACGCCGCCGATGTGGTGCTGGTGGCCACCAAGGCGCTGGCCGGTTCCACCCCGATGCGGGAGCTTCTCGACGGCCTGCCCCCACGCGCTGTCGTCGCCATGACCCAGAACGCGGTGGAAGCGGCGGCGGCTGCAGCGGAAATCGTCGGTGAGGAAAAGGTCTGGCCAGGAGTGGTCCGTGGCTTCTTCGTCCATACCGGGCCAGCCTCGGTGGAATACCGGGGTGGGCCGTTGTCCTATACCTTCGGCACGTGGGATCGATCAGACTCGGAAACTGCTCGTGGATTTGCCCGCATCCTCGGCACCGCAGGGATCGACGCTCAGGTCCACCCGAATATCTGGGTGGACATGTGGGAGAAGGCGATGTTTGTCACCACCTTCGGCGGGCTGGGGGCGTTCGTCGATAAGCCTCTCGGGGTGCTGCGCACCGACTACCGTTCCAGTCTTGAGGCATTGATGTCAGAGGTTGATGCCGTCGCCCGTGCAACGGGCGTTGACCTGCCTGAAGATGCCGTGAGTCGCACGATGGCGTTCGCAGATCGGATGCCGGCGGCGTCGACAAGCTCCATGCAGCGTGACATCACAGCAGGTGATGCGAGTGAACTCGATGCCCAGGTGGGTGCCATCGTGCGTGCGGGAACGCGGCTGGGTGTGGATGTGCGCCTGCATGATCTGATCTACACGGGCCTCCGAAATAGGGGGCGGGAGGGATAAACAGAGTGCGCAGGCTACACTTTCCCCATGATCGTAACCTCTACAGCACGTGTGTCCACTGACCGTCCGGGTCGATACGGCAAGCAGCTGACGAGTCACCTCAGTGAGAAGCTCACCACCACCTGGGACCCGGAGGCCGGTCGGGGCTCCATCATCCTCAAGGGGCATGGGGTGGATGCCGAGGATGAGCGTTTCGCCTTCGACGGCTGCGCCTCCTGTGACCTGGTGGCCGGCGATGGTGTCCTGCTTCTCCACATCGAGGCGCCCGGTGAACTGGCCGACCGGTTGGAATCGGTCATCGGTTCCCACCTGGTTCGCTTCGGCGCCAAGGATGATCTCCGCGTTGCTTTCCGCCGTGGTGATGGCACCGAAGGCAAGGTCTTCGAACCTCTCGGCACGCCGTGACACTCACCATCCGCATCGCCGCGGTGGTGTTCCGCAACCACGACGGCGATGTACTCAGCGTCCGCAAAGCCGGCACTGATTCCTTCATGATGCCCGGCGGCAAAGTGGAACCGGGGGAGCACCCCCTGAGCACCGCAGTGCGTGAAATCGCTGAGGAACTCCACCTCACCCTGGATCCCTCCAGGCTTGAACACCTCGGCAGGTTTATTGCCCCGGCGGCCAATGAATCCGGTTTCACCGTGGACTGTGATGTTTTCATCTGGCCTAATGTGCTGTCAGAGTTGCCGCAGGTATTCGATGAGATCGCTGAGGCCTGCTGGGTGCCGGTTAACTCACACGCCCCCTGGGTGGCACCGCTGAGCCGGGACGTGATCTTCCCACGACTCAGAACAGCAGAAGCAGAAGCAGCGGGATCGCGGTAACCAGCATGAGGGTGCCGATGAGGTAGTTGAAGGTCCGGATGGTGGTCTGCGTCTGTGCGACAGCAGGCATCACCTTTGTTGGATCATCGGGACGGACATACATCGGGATGGTCTCACCGGGTCGCATGATCGGTTCGGGGATGGAATCGGGGAACACCCCATGGACTTCGCGGCCGTCGATGTCGATCCGGTACAGCGTGAGATAACGATCCTCATCGTCCTGGGAATGCCCGGTGATCACCGCATCATGCAGTTCGGCGTGCTGCCGGAATGATCGTTCCTTCAACGTCGAGCGGACGGCAAACCACAGGCAGACCACCCCCACGATGAGAATGAGAACAATAAGGGGAAACGTCGGGGACACAGGCAATCACCTCAAATCGTGTCGTCGAAAGTGGTGGCGCACTCAGTAACTTCCCGCAGCCCAGGTGTTCCAGTTGCCCCAGGCTCCCAGTGCATCCTCCAACATCGTGCTTCCGGGTACGGGGCTGGGGTGTGTATGGGCCGCCGGGATCCGGGAAGGCTCGGCGGTGGCATCTTTGAGGGGAGACGGATCGCCTACTGTACCTGGAACCGCCTTGCCTGTGTTCTGCGCGATCCAGCCGAGGTATTCACTGACCGGTACGAACCATCCCATTGTGCCGTCCTGGGAAGCCACATTGGTGGCGGTGGACATGCTCAACACGCCAGCGATCTCACCGTTGACCCACAGGGCCCCGCCGGAATCGCCGGGCAGCAACCTGCCGTTGTAGATGGTGGCCTCCAGCAGGACAGCACCCCTGTCCGGGCTGGGGAGGTTGATGATGCGACGTTGGATAGTGGCGTCAGCCTGCAGGCCGATCGGCATGTGGCGGCTGGTTGCGCCACCCCAGCCGGCGACCGTGCCGTAGGTGCCGGGATGTTGATGCCAGCCTGAGAGATTCGCCGTCGCGGCTGCTACTGGTGATGAGAGCCTGACCACCGCGAGATCAGCAGACGGATGCCGCCGCCAGTCCACGATGGCTCTTTCTTGACCAACCACGCGCGACCCCACAGAGGCATACCGGTGGGGGCCTTCGCCGATACAGTGACGGGCGGTGAGAACCCATTCCGGGGTGATCAGTGCTCCGGTACACGCCATCTCGCCGATATGGAGACGGACCAGGGAACCGCCACGGACATCACCGCTGACGTGATAACCACCGGTGACCGCGGCTGCTGGGAGTGTGCTTCCGGTGATGACGACAGCCGTCACAAGGACCATCGTGAGAATGGATCGCAGTAGGGATGTGATGACTGGCATGATCGTGGGCCTCGTGTGATGTGGTGATGGGGATCTAGTAGGTTACAGGATCTCATCTATGACAGTAACGGAGGGGCGGGCGATGCGCGCCCCCTTCTCCGTCACCACGATGGGACGCTGCAGCAGGCGGGGCCGGCTGGCGATGGCGCTGAGCAGTTCCTCCTCCGGGGTATCCGGGGACAATCCCAGCTCAGCGTAGTCATCCTCACCTGTGCGGATGCCATCGTGGACGGGGATCCCCAGTTGTGTGAAGATCCCACGAAGTTCCTCCGCGGAGGGGGTGTCCTTCAGATAGTGGATGATGGTGGGTTCAACACCGTCATCCCGGATGTGTTCCAGGGTTTTGCGGGAAGTGGAGCAACGGGGGTTGTGGTAGATCGTGACGTCCATGCCTGTCACTCTACCGGTGTGCGTGGGCGGGGCCACATTTGGAAAAGAGACGGACATGCACCATATTTATCTCTTGTTATAAGCCAAGGAGTAAAGGACGGTAGGCAATGGTGGGACAGGTTGTGAAGGTGGCCCTGGCGTTTGTGGGCATCATTGTCGGAGCGGGTTTCGCGTCCGGGCAGGAAGTGATGCAGTACTTCGTGGCATTCGGCATCAACGGCATCTGGGGTGCGGTGATCTCCGCGGTGGTGATGACGGTGATGGCGCTGATCATTCTCCAGCTGGGCAGCTATTTCCATGCTGATGAGCACGGCGAGGTGTTCCGCCGGGTGAGCCACCCGATCTTCTCCCGGCTTCTTGATATCGGTGTGGTTCTCACCCTGTTCTCCACCGGTTTCGTCATGTTCGCCGGTGCCGGGGCCAACCTCAACCAGCAGTGGGGGCTGCCGGTCTGGGTGGGGGCGCTGGTGATGGTGGTGTTGGTGCTCGCCGCGGGCATGCTGGATGTGGACAAGGTGACCACCGTGATCGGTGCGATCACCCCCTTCATCATCGTGTTCATCACGATCGCCTCGATCTACACCATCGTCGCCGGTGATTTCTCCGGCGTGGAACAGCTGGAGGAGGCCTCTGAGTCCGTGGAGACCACCCTGCCCAACTGGTTTGTGGCGGGCGTGAACTACACCTCCTTCAACCTGATGGTGGCGGTGTCCATGGCGGTGGTCATCGGTGGCAACATGTTCAACCCACGGGTGGCTGGCAGGGGTGGTCTGCTGGGTGGTCTGATTTACAGTGGGCTGTTGCTCATCAGCGCCATCACCCTGTTCCTCGCCGTGGAGAAGGTCGGTGCTGATGATATGCCGATGCTGACCATCATCAACGAACTCAACCCGGTTCTCGGGCAGGTGATGGCCGTGGTGATCTACGGCATGATCTTCAATACGGCCCTGGGGATGTTCTACGCGCTGGGCAGGCGTCTCACCGCGTCGCGCCCCACCACATTCAAGCCGATCTACATGCTGACGGTGCTGGCGGGATTCGGTTTGAGTTTCTTCGGCTTCAGGGAGCTGGTGGGTTATGTCTACCCGATCCTGGGGTACATGGGTCTCCTGCTGATCGCCGTCATGCTCGTGGCGTGGGCGCGCGCGCGGGTACGCATCTACCGTGAGTCCGAGCGTCGGATGCGGATCGTGGACCTGCTGCAGATCGGCACCCATGGCAATCTGAGCCGGGAGGAGGCTGTGGCCCTCGACCGGGAGATTGCGGAATCCAATCTGGATGAACTCCAGATCAGGTCAGCGGTGCGGGAGTAGGAAAAATCCCTACTCCGCGGGGACGAGCTGGATCTGGTTGGTATCAGCCCAGGTCAGGTCGATGCCCCTGGAGCGCAACCACTGCATGGGATCGTCGCCGTTGCGGGTGATGCCCTCCACGGCGTTGAGGGTGGCGTCGATGGCGCGTTCTGCATCGTCGGCGGTGATGAGGCCGGCGGAGGTCGCTGCGGCGAGCTCATCGATGTCCATGACGGTGACGGGTTCACCGATGACGGAGATCAGATCCACGTAGAGATCCCGGGTGATCCAGACATCGTTGTCCACGGTGATCTCCGCGATGTCCAGGTAATAGTCCTGTCGCTCTTCCACGCCGTCACGGAAGTGGAAGATGTTGGCGCGCAGGCCCAGCGTGGGCAGCAGCCAGCTCTCCAGGTAACCGAACTTCGGGTGGTTGGCGCCGCGGGCCATGTAGAGGCCGAAATCGGTGACGGTGTATGTGTCAACCTCGCGGAGGAAACCCTTGGGATCGGTGTTGAGGCGATCCGCGGTATTGAAGGTCTCCTGTTTGACGGGGTGTAGGTCAGTCATGGTTTTTCCTTATCTCACATCGAATACGACACCGGTGGGCAGGAACGTGCAGTTCGCGTCGCCGTTGTCGGTTGACGTGGTGAGACCTCCACTGAGCACGGCCACGATGAGACCGTGACCCGTGTCGGCCACACCTGAGATCGTGGAGGGGCCATCCGGGTTGATGCCGGTGTCGCCCAGGACAGTGGTGCCATGTGTGAAGTTGCTCAGATTCGCCCACTGAACCCGCATCCCGGCGGTCTGCTGTTGCGCCAGCTCCCCGGTGCCCAGTGCGGTGAACACGAAGGCCGTCTGCCCGGCGTTGACACCGGGGAGGGGGAGTGCTGCGGGGCCGGGAACCGCGAAGGCACTGCCCACGGAGGCTTCGGTGCCTCCGATGCAGTTATCCGCACGGGTCGGCCAGGCGAACTGGGCGATATCCGGTGCGTTCTCGGGAATCTCGATGTCGCCGCCGTCGCCGTCTCCGGAAATAAAGCCCAGTGCCTGGTTCACGATGTCCCGGATCTCCTGGGGAACCCACGGCTGGTTCACCGTGTTCATGATCTGCTGGCGTCCCGCTTCAGTGGGGCGACCCAGGTGATCAATGGGGAGACCGCTGGAGAGATTGCTGGCGATGCCGGTAGAGAGGTTGTACAGATCCTCCGCCGGATTGGCGGAGGCGGTGGGGGAGGCTACTGCGGCGAGGGCGCCGGTCACCGCGATGGCGGTGAGTGCCCGGAGGCCCCTGAGGTGTGCGGAGTGCTTGGCCACGATGTTGTACTTGCCTTTCGACGACGGCGAAACCTGAGTGGAGCTTCAAGGGCGAGAATTGGTTAACAGTAGTCACAAAAGTAACTTCCGTTAACATTCTTCCCTCCTGTCACAATAATGGCAGAAGATTCACTGTCAATACGATCTGTGGAATTTCCAGGGATTGTTCCCTGAAATCATGAGGCCTCACGACAAACGCATGGTGTGCGTTCCCGCAGTGCCTCGTTGTCTTGTCTTTCGGTGCATGAGACTGTTTCGTTACAAAGTCTTTCTGAGCCTTCGTCAGGCGTACCCCGTCCCCCGGTGTCGTGCGGTGAGATGTGCGCCAAGTGGCATGTACGGGTAGACTTTTAACGTTCTATAACAAGGGATGTACGTTTTTGCTACATCCGCCATCTTTACCCGGCAGGAGAATGCCCGCAGTGACCCATCCAGAGTTTCGCAACGTAGCTATCGTCGCGCACGTTGACCACGGAAAAACCACACTCGTAAACAGTATGCTTGAGCAGTCTGGTGTGTTCGGCGACCACGGCGAAGTTGCAGACCGTGTGATGGACTCCGGTGACCTGGAACGCGAAAAGGGCATCACCATCCTGGCCAAGAACACCGCCATCCGACGCAAGGGTGAGGGTAAGGACGGCAATGATCTGATCATCAACGTCATCGACACCCCCGGCCACGCCGACTTCGGTGGCGAGGTTGAGCGTGCGCTGTCCATGGTTGACGGCGTCGTCCTTCTCGTTGATGCCTCCGAGGGACCGCTCCCACAGACCCGCTTCGTGCTGTCCAAGGCACTGGCCTCCAAGATGCCCGTGATCATCGCGGTGAACAAGACCGACCGCCCCGATGCCCGCATCGACGAGGTTGTTGAAGAAGCCCAGGATCTCCTCCTCGAGCTGGCCGCAGCCATCGAGGACGAGGAAGCCGCCGCAGCCGCTGAGCAGCTGCTCGACCTTCCTGTTCTCTACACCTCCGGCCGCGAGGGCAAGGCCTCCACCAAGAACCCGGGCAACGGCAACGTCCCGGATTCCCCTGACCTGCAGCCACTGTTCGACACCCTGCTCCAGGTTCTCCCGGAGCCTGAGGCCAACATCGACGCGCCTCTGCAGGCTCACGTCACCAACCTGGACTCCTCCTCCTTCCTCGGCCGCATCGGCCTGATCCGCGTCCACGCAGGTTCCCTGAAGAAGGGCCAGCAGGTCGCCTGGATCCACTATGACGAAGACGGCAACCAGCACACCAAGACCGCTAAGATCGCCGAGCTGCTGACCACCGTCGGTTTCTCCCGCGTCCAGGCCGAGGAGGTCATCGCCGGTGACATCGCCGCCATCTCCGGCATCGAGAACATCATGATCGGTGACACCCTTGCCGATCCGGACAACCCCGTTGCCCTGCCACGCATCACCGTTGATGAGCCGGCCCTGTCCATGACCATCGGTGTCAACACCTCTCCGATGGCCGGCCGCGGTGGCGGAGACAAGCTGACCGCACGTGTGGTCAAGGCCCGCCTTGACCAGGAGCTGATTGGTAACGTCTCCCTCAAGGTCAAGCCGACTGAACGTCCGGATTCCTGGGAGGTTCAGGGCCGTGGCGAGATGGCACTGTCCATCCTCGTCGAGACCATGCGCCGCGAAGGCTTCGAGCTGACCGTGGGTAAGCCACAGGTGGTTACCCAGACCATCGACGGCAAGCTCCACGAGCCATTCGAGATCATCGTCATCGATGTTCCTTCCGAGTACCAGGGCAATGTCACCCAGCTGCTGGCCAACCGCAAGGGCCTCATGCAGTCCATGACCACTACCCCGGGCTCCGACTGGATCCGTATGGAATTCCGCATCCCGGCCCGTGGCCTGATCGGTTTCCGTACCCAGTTCATGACTGAGACCCGCGGTACCGGCATCGCCAACTCCTACTCTGATGGCCTGGATACCTGGGCCGGCGAGATCAAGGGCCGTGCCCACGGTTCCCTGGTTGCCGACCGTTCCGGCAAGATCACCGCATTCGCGCTGACCCAGCTGGCAGACCGCGGTAACTTCTTCGTGGAGCCAGGCACCGAAACCTACGAGGGTGTCGTTGTCGGTTCCAACAACCGCGAAGAAGACATGGACATCAACCCGACCAAGGAGAAGAAGCTCACCAACATGCGTGCAGCTTCCGCCGACACCACCGTCACCCTGGCCAAGGCCCAGACCCTCTCCCTGGATGAGGCACTGGAGTTCTGTGGCGTCGACGAATGCGTCGAGGTCACCCCAGATGTCCTGCGTATCCGCAAGGTCATCCTGAACGCGACCGAGCGTAACCGCGCCCGTTCCCGCGCCAAGAACCTCAACAAGTAGGTTAAGGAAAACAAGGCCCGTTGAATCCCCGAAATGTGGGGTTCAGCGGGCCTTTGCGGTTGTGTCCAGCCCACACAGTAGGATCAACAATCGTGAAGAAAAGCCTGCGCATACTGGCACTGGCCATCAGCTCGACCCTGCTCGGCGGGGCGTTGGTGGCCTGTCAGGCGAGCCCCGGTCCCGCCCCCGTGGAAGAGGTCCCGGAGACCACACAGCAGACCACGCAGCTTGAGTCCACCACCACCATGTCCGTGGAACCGGAGGATGAGATCGAACAGGGCCGATCCACGGTCAACATCGGGATTGATCCGCTGCGCAATGGTTTCAACCCGCACCTGATGGCGGATGATGCCCAGGTGGTCCGGGATATCTCCGAGCTGGTCCTGCCGAGCACCTTCGACAACGGTGTCATGAACACGGATCTCCTGGTGGCGGCCAACGTGGTGGCACCGTCCTCGTCCGCAGTGGCGCAGACCGTCAGCTACACCATCGCCCAGGAGGCACAGTGGAGTGACGGGACTCCCATCACCGGTTCTGACTTCGAATATCTGCGCCGTTCCATCGTGGACACCCCCGGTACCTTCAACCGCGCGGGTTACCA is a window from the Corynebacterium faecale genome containing:
- the tpx gene encoding thiol peroxidase, which produces MANTHFDGTDTPTSGDLPAVGDALPDFTLVDTNLGEVSLADLKGKKVVLNIFPSVDTGICADSVRRFNEEASKLDDTAVLCVSKDLPFALGRFCGAEGLDNVTAASAFRSTFGEDYGLVLEGSPLKGLLARTVIVADEEGNITYTQLVDEIKTEPDYDAAIKALG
- a CDS encoding DUF808 domain-containing protein; its protein translation is MAGGLAALLDDVAAIARAAAATVDDVAGLAGKTSLKAAGVVVDDAAVTPQYVDGVQPARELPMIWRIAKGSLVNKLVIILPIALLLSSFAPWALTPILMLGGTYLCFEGAEKIWHSIHSRMHHEEKSMVPKSHQGPKSEDALVKGAITTDLILSAEIMVISLNEIADESFWMRTGVLVTVGLGITALVYGVVAILVKMDDVGLAMASREGASSGAVRFGRGLVKAMPVVLQIISVIGVFAMLWVGGHIMVIGLEELGWAFPYSLVHGLEEFVAGFGGGFGGWLGNTAGSLVFGALWGGVVVAIVSLVRKVVAASKGDKQITGV
- a CDS encoding 2-dehydropantoate 2-reductase, which encodes MRIAIIGAGAVGGYFGALLHEAGADVTLVARGETLRVLNTRGVRVSDQRGTRDVQVAAVGSLHDLDAADVVLVATKALAGSTPMRELLDGLPPRAVVAMTQNAVEAAAAAAEIVGEEKVWPGVVRGFFVHTGPASVEYRGGPLSYTFGTWDRSDSETARGFARILGTAGIDAQVHPNIWVDMWEKAMFVTTFGGLGAFVDKPLGVLRTDYRSSLEALMSEVDAVARATGVDLPEDAVSRTMAFADRMPAASTSSMQRDITAGDASELDAQVGAIVRAGTRLGVDVRLHDLIYTGLRNRGREG
- a CDS encoding DUF2218 domain-containing protein, which encodes MIVTSTARVSTDRPGRYGKQLTSHLSEKLTTTWDPEAGRGSIILKGHGVDAEDERFAFDGCASCDLVAGDGVLLLHIEAPGELADRLESVIGSHLVRFGAKDDLRVAFRRGDGTEGKVFEPLGTP
- a CDS encoding NUDIX hydrolase, with translation MTLTIRIAAVVFRNHDGDVLSVRKAGTDSFMMPGGKVEPGEHPLSTAVREIAEELHLTLDPSRLEHLGRFIAPAANESGFTVDCDVFIWPNVLSELPQVFDEIAEACWVPVNSHAPWVAPLSRDVIFPRLRTAEAEAAGSR
- a CDS encoding DUF3592 domain-containing protein codes for the protein MSPTFPLIVLILIVGVVCLWFAVRSTLKERSFRQHAELHDAVITGHSQDDEDRYLTLYRIDIDGREVHGVFPDSIPEPIMRPGETIPMYVRPDDPTKVMPAVAQTQTTIRTFNYLIGTLMLVTAIPLLLLLLF
- a CDS encoding S1 family peptidase, coding for MVLVTAVVITGSTLPAAAVTGGYHVSGDVRGGSLVRLHIGEMACTGALITPEWVLTARHCIGEGPHRYASVGSRVVGQERAIVDWRRHPSADLAVVRLSSPVAAATANLSGWHQHPGTYGTVAGWGGATSRHMPIGLQADATIQRRIINLPSPDRGAVLLEATIYNGRLLPGDSGGALWVNGEIAGVLSMSTATNVASQDGTMGWFVPVSEYLGWIAQNTGKAVPGTVGDPSPLKDATAEPSRIPAAHTHPSPVPGSTMLEDALGAWGNWNTWAAGSY
- the arsC gene encoding arsenate reductase (glutaredoxin) (This arsenate reductase requires both glutathione and glutaredoxin to convert arsenate to arsenite, after which the efflux transporter formed by ArsA and ArsB can extrude the arsenite from the cell, providing resistance.) gives rise to the protein MDVTIYHNPRCSTSRKTLEHIRDDGVEPTIIHYLKDTPSAEELRGIFTQLGIPVHDGIRTGEDDYAELGLSPDTPEEELLSAIASRPRLLQRPIVVTEKGARIARPSVTVIDEIL
- a CDS encoding YkvI family membrane protein, whose product is MVGQVVKVALAFVGIIVGAGFASGQEVMQYFVAFGINGIWGAVISAVVMTVMALIILQLGSYFHADEHGEVFRRVSHPIFSRLLDIGVVLTLFSTGFVMFAGAGANLNQQWGLPVWVGALVMVVLVLAAGMLDVDKVTTVIGAITPFIIVFITIASIYTIVAGDFSGVEQLEEASESVETTLPNWFVAGVNYTSFNLMVAVSMAVVIGGNMFNPRVAGRGGLLGGLIYSGLLLISAITLFLAVEKVGADDMPMLTIINELNPVLGQVMAVVIYGMIFNTALGMFYALGRRLTASRPTTFKPIYMLTVLAGFGLSFFGFRELVGYVYPILGYMGLLLIAVMLVAWARARVRIYRESERRMRIVDLLQIGTHGNLSREEAVALDREIAESNLDELQIRSAVRE
- a CDS encoding DUF402 domain-containing protein; translated protein: MTDLHPVKQETFNTADRLNTDPKGFLREVDTYTVTDFGLYMARGANHPKFGYLESWLLPTLGLRANIFHFRDGVEERQDYYLDIAEITVDNDVWITRDLYVDLISVIGEPVTVMDIDELAAATSAGLITADDAERAIDATLNAVEGITRNGDDPMQWLRSRGIDLTWADTNQIQLVPAE